A genomic region of Ensifer adhaerens contains the following coding sequences:
- a CDS encoding DUF4864 domain-containing protein, whose product MFRTLAIALGLAAQLAGMSASRAEEPVDTARAIIQEQIAAFLHDDAETAYSFASPEIRGKFPDKTAFFDMVKRGYRPVYRPGNFAFGRSKVVGDQVIQEVLISAPDGKDWTALYQLVKQPDGSYKINAVMMLQSAPGPEI is encoded by the coding sequence ATGTTCAGGACCCTTGCTATTGCCCTCGGTCTGGCGGCTCAACTGGCGGGCATGAGCGCTTCGCGCGCGGAAGAACCTGTCGATACGGCACGCGCCATCATTCAAGAACAGATCGCGGCCTTTCTGCACGACGATGCAGAGACGGCCTATTCTTTCGCCTCACCTGAGATCCGGGGAAAGTTCCCCGACAAGACCGCTTTTTTCGACATGGTCAAGCGCGGCTACCGGCCGGTTTATCGGCCCGGCAATTTCGCCTTCGGCCGATCGAAAGTCGTGGGCGACCAAGTGATCCAGGAAGTGCTGATCTCAGCCCCTGATGGTAAGGACTGGACCGCGCTCTATCAACTCGTGAAGCAGCCGGACGGCAGCTACAAGATCAATGCCGTGATGATGCTGCAGTCGGCGCCGGGGCCGGAGATCTGA
- a CDS encoding peptidylprolyl isomerase, translating to MKILHLAFAGALALASWTGTAFAQSADNFLTITLKDGPVVIELRPDIAPKHVEQIKALAAAGEYDNVAFHRVIKGFMAQTGDVQYGDMENGYQPQAAGTGGSSRPDLPAEFSDVPFERGTVGMARSQDPNSANSQFFIMFAPGDFLNGQYTVVGKVVSGMENVDKIKLGDDANNGSVTDPDRMISVKVGK from the coding sequence ATGAAAATCCTCCACCTCGCTTTTGCCGGCGCGCTTGCGCTTGCCTCCTGGACGGGAACGGCATTCGCACAGTCGGCCGACAATTTTCTCACGATCACGCTCAAGGATGGGCCTGTCGTCATCGAGCTGCGTCCCGACATTGCCCCGAAGCATGTCGAGCAGATCAAGGCGCTTGCGGCCGCCGGCGAGTATGACAACGTTGCCTTCCACCGCGTGATCAAGGGCTTCATGGCCCAGACTGGCGACGTGCAGTATGGCGACATGGAAAACGGCTACCAGCCGCAGGCTGCCGGTACCGGCGGATCGTCGCGGCCTGACCTGCCGGCCGAATTCTCCGACGTTCCGTTCGAACGCGGCACGGTCGGCATGGCCCGCTCGCAGGATCCGAACAGCGCCAATTCGCAGTTCTTCATCATGTTCGCACCGGGCGACTTCCTGAACGGCCAGTACACGGTCGTCGGCAAGGTCGTTTCGGGTATGGAGAACGTCGACAAGATCAAGCTCGGCGACGACGCCAACAACGGCTCCGTTACCGATCCCGACCGCATGATCAGCGTCAAGGTCGGCAAGTAA
- the tgt gene encoding tRNA guanosine(34) transglycosylase Tgt gives MTETFQFKLHKTDGKARRGEVSMPRGTIRTPAFMPVGTVGTVKAMYLDQVKDLGADIILGNTYHLMLRPGAERVARLGGLHGLIRWQGPILTDSGGFQVMSLAGLRKLDEQGVTFKSHVDGALFHMSPERSIEIQGLLDSDIQMQLDECVALPAEPKEIERAMEMSLRWAERCKVAFGDQPGKAMFGIVQGGDIPKLRERSAEALKGLDLKGYAVGGLAVGEPQEVMLRMLDITCPIMPVDKPRYLMGVGTPDDILRSVAEGIDMFDCVMPTRSGRHGLAFTRHGRINLRNARHAEDMRPLDEQSSCPATRDYSRAYLHHLIRSNESLGGMLLSWNNLAYYQELMAGIRQAIDEGRFADFMAETQETWRRGDLPPV, from the coding sequence ATGACCGAGACCTTCCAGTTCAAACTGCACAAGACTGATGGCAAGGCCCGTCGCGGCGAGGTTTCCATGCCGCGCGGCACGATCCGCACGCCCGCCTTCATGCCGGTCGGCACAGTCGGCACGGTCAAGGCGATGTATCTCGACCAGGTGAAGGACCTCGGCGCCGACATCATTCTGGGCAATACCTATCACCTGATGTTGCGGCCCGGCGCAGAACGCGTCGCGCGGCTCGGCGGTCTGCATGGCCTCATCCGCTGGCAAGGGCCGATCCTGACCGATAGCGGCGGTTTCCAGGTCATGTCGCTCGCCGGCCTTCGCAAGCTCGACGAGCAGGGCGTCACCTTCAAGAGCCATGTCGACGGCGCGCTCTTCCACATGTCGCCGGAACGCTCGATCGAAATTCAAGGGTTGCTCGACAGCGATATCCAGATGCAGCTCGACGAATGCGTGGCGCTGCCGGCCGAACCGAAGGAAATCGAGCGCGCGATGGAGATGTCGCTGCGCTGGGCCGAGCGCTGCAAGGTCGCCTTCGGCGATCAGCCGGGCAAGGCGATGTTCGGCATCGTCCAGGGTGGCGACATTCCGAAGCTGCGCGAACGTTCGGCCGAAGCGCTGAAGGGTCTGGACCTCAAGGGCTATGCCGTTGGCGGTCTCGCCGTCGGCGAACCGCAGGAGGTGATGCTGCGCATGCTCGACATTACCTGCCCGATCATGCCTGTGGACAAGCCGCGCTATCTCATGGGTGTCGGCACGCCTGACGATATCCTGCGGTCCGTGGCCGAAGGCATCGACATGTTCGACTGCGTGATGCCGACCCGCTCGGGGCGCCATGGCCTGGCGTTCACGCGCCACGGCCGCATCAACCTGCGCAATGCGCGCCACGCTGAGGACATGCGCCCGCTCGACGAGCAATCTTCGTGCCCGGCAACGCGCGACTATTCGCGTGCCTACCTGCATCACCTGATCCGCTCGAACGAATCGCTCGGTGGCATGCTCTTGAGTTGGAACAACCTGGCCTACTACCAGGAGCTGATGGCGGGCATCCGCCAGGCGATCGACGAAGGCCGCTTCGCCGACTTCATGGCCGAGACGCAGGAAACCTGGCGGCGAGGGGACCTTCCGCCGGTCTGA
- a CDS encoding helix-turn-helix domain-containing protein: MLDLDVIDAPAAAALALEPIKARLLAELAAPASAAALAVRVGLTRQKVNYHLRALEEHKLIEPAEQRRWGGLTERLMVATATSYVVSPAALGPIAADPGRSSDRLSASYLVALAARMVREVGGLLCSARTQNKRLATLSIDTVINFRSPAERAAFTADLAQAVSALAARYHDEGAPDARPHRLIIASYPAPSDESAAKGEPDDTNS, encoded by the coding sequence ATGCTCGATCTCGATGTCATAGACGCGCCGGCCGCCGCCGCACTTGCCCTGGAGCCGATTAAGGCCCGTTTGCTGGCGGAACTTGCCGCGCCCGCATCGGCTGCCGCGCTGGCTGTGCGGGTGGGGCTGACGCGCCAGAAGGTCAACTACCATCTGCGTGCGCTCGAAGAGCACAAACTGATAGAACCGGCAGAGCAACGCCGCTGGGGCGGGTTGACCGAGCGCCTGATGGTCGCAACCGCCACGTCCTATGTAGTTTCGCCGGCGGCGCTGGGGCCGATTGCTGCCGACCCCGGGCGGAGCAGCGATCGCCTATCTGCGAGCTATCTGGTCGCACTGGCGGCCCGCATGGTCCGTGAGGTCGGCGGACTGCTGTGCAGCGCCCGCACGCAAAACAAGCGCCTAGCGACGCTGTCGATCGACACCGTGATCAACTTTCGTTCGCCTGCGGAGCGCGCCGCCTTTACCGCCGATCTCGCCCAGGCGGTGAGCGCGCTCGCCGCGCGCTACCACGACGAAGGCGCGCCGGACGCCCGGCCGCACCGGCTCATCATCGCCTCCTACCCTGCGCCAAGCGACGAGAGCGCAGCCAAGGGCGAACCCGACGACACCAACTCCTGA
- a CDS encoding peptidylprolyl isomerase, whose translation MAEIKDPENTIIMETTKGKIVIELLPDVAPGHVARIKELAREGAYDGVVFHRVIEDFMAQTGDVQYGKTGGEHFNPARAGMGGSSKPDLKAEFSNVSHIRGTCSMARSQMPNSANSQFFICFTDAPWLNKQYSVWGQVIEGMDNVDKIKRGEPVRDPDTIVSMRVAADA comes from the coding sequence ATGGCCGAGATCAAAGATCCGGAAAACACGATCATCATGGAGACCACCAAGGGCAAGATCGTTATCGAGCTTCTGCCTGACGTCGCTCCGGGTCATGTCGCCCGCATCAAGGAACTGGCTCGCGAAGGTGCCTATGACGGCGTGGTGTTCCACCGCGTGATCGAGGACTTCATGGCGCAGACCGGCGACGTTCAGTACGGCAAGACCGGCGGCGAACACTTCAACCCGGCGCGTGCCGGCATGGGCGGCTCCTCCAAGCCGGATCTGAAGGCTGAATTCTCGAACGTCAGCCACATCCGTGGCACCTGCTCGATGGCCCGCAGCCAGATGCCGAACTCGGCAAACTCGCAGTTCTTCATCTGCTTCACCGATGCCCCCTGGCTCAACAAGCAGTATTCCGTTTGGGGCCAGGTCATCGAAGGCATGGACAATGTCGACAAGATCAAGCGCGGCGAACCGGTGCGCGATCCCGACACCATCGTCTCCATGCGGGTTGCCGCCGACGCCTGA
- the queA gene encoding tRNA preQ1(34) S-adenosylmethionine ribosyltransferase-isomerase QueA, whose product MRVDLFDFDLPETSIALRPASPRDSARMLVVRPDGTDVLSDQGVLDLPSFLKAGDALVFNDTKVIPAQLEGIRRRGEEITTPVSLTLHMRAAPDCWKAFARPARRLKIGDRIAFGHGSTSCLLGTLDATVEEKGDAGEVTLRFDLSGPPLDEAIMAVGHIPLPPYIASKRAEDAQDRADYQTMYAREEGAVAAPTAGLHFTDRLFAKLDEAGIERHFVTLHVGAGTFLPVKADDTDDHVMHQEIGYVDARTAEQLNAIKAKGGRIVCVGTTSLRLIESATSEEGTVKPWSGPTGIFITPGYRFRAVDMLMTNFHLPKSTLFMLVSAFSGLETMRAAYMHAIETGYRFYSYGDASLLFRKD is encoded by the coding sequence ATGCGCGTAGACCTGTTCGACTTCGACCTTCCGGAAACCTCGATTGCGCTTCGGCCCGCAAGCCCGCGCGACAGTGCCCGCATGCTCGTCGTCCGCCCTGACGGCACAGACGTTCTGTCCGACCAGGGCGTGCTCGATCTGCCGTCTTTCCTTAAGGCAGGCGACGCGCTGGTCTTCAACGACACCAAGGTGATCCCTGCACAGCTCGAAGGCATTCGCCGCCGGGGCGAGGAGATCACCACACCCGTTTCGCTGACGCTGCACATGCGCGCGGCACCGGATTGCTGGAAGGCCTTTGCCCGCCCGGCACGGCGCCTCAAGATTGGTGACCGCATCGCCTTCGGCCACGGTAGCACGAGCTGCCTTCTTGGAACGCTTGACGCGACGGTGGAAGAAAAGGGCGATGCCGGCGAGGTGACGCTGCGTTTCGACCTCTCGGGCCCGCCGCTCGACGAAGCAATCATGGCTGTCGGCCATATTCCCTTGCCGCCTTACATCGCCTCGAAGCGCGCCGAGGACGCACAGGACCGCGCCGACTACCAGACCATGTACGCCCGGGAGGAGGGCGCCGTTGCGGCCCCAACCGCTGGTCTGCACTTTACCGACCGGCTTTTCGCCAAACTCGACGAGGCTGGCATCGAGCGGCACTTCGTGACGCTGCATGTGGGAGCGGGCACGTTCCTGCCGGTCAAGGCCGATGACACCGACGACCATGTGATGCACCAAGAGATCGGCTACGTCGACGCCCGCACGGCCGAGCAGCTGAACGCCATCAAGGCGAAGGGCGGCCGCATCGTCTGTGTCGGCACGACCTCGTTGCGGCTGATCGAAAGCGCAACTTCGGAAGAGGGCACCGTCAAGCCGTGGTCCGGGCCAACCGGCATCTTCATCACACCCGGCTATCGCTTCCGCGCCGTCGACATGCTGATGACCAATTTCCATCTGCCGAAATCGACGCTGTTCATGCTGGTTTCGGCCTTCTCTGGCCTCGAAACGATGCGCGCGGCATATATGCATGCGATCGAAACCGGCTACCGCTTCTATTCCTATGGCGACGCCAGCCTGCTTTTCCGGAAAGACTAG
- a CDS encoding SRPBCC family protein, with the protein MPIKKDGSGKRWVEMELIVPGSPEEVWRAIATGSGNNAWFTKTEIDERVGGKIAFDFGPNGSSTGEVTHWEPPARFAYVEREWSEGAPPVATEITVTARSGDRCVLRMVHSLFTANDDWDDQLEGFEGGWPAFFEILKIYLAHFAGEKAVSSFAMVSTGEPQARVWERLTEALGLLGANVGEERSTPPRPERLAGIVERVQQDTKQRYLLLRLKEPGAGIALIGSYSTGEGTNASIALYHYGDGAKARAKDSEPKWQKWMATTFN; encoded by the coding sequence ATGCCGATCAAGAAGGATGGCAGCGGAAAGCGCTGGGTTGAAATGGAACTGATCGTGCCCGGCTCGCCCGAAGAGGTCTGGCGGGCGATCGCAACCGGCAGCGGCAACAATGCCTGGTTCACCAAGACGGAAATCGATGAGCGGGTCGGAGGCAAGATCGCCTTCGACTTCGGTCCGAACGGCAGCTCGACCGGCGAGGTGACGCATTGGGAGCCGCCTGCCCGCTTTGCCTATGTGGAACGCGAGTGGAGCGAGGGCGCGCCGCCGGTCGCAACCGAAATCACCGTCACGGCGCGTTCCGGCGATCGCTGCGTGCTGCGCATGGTGCATTCGCTGTTCACAGCGAATGACGACTGGGACGACCAGTTGGAAGGCTTCGAGGGCGGATGGCCGGCGTTCTTCGAGATCCTGAAGATCTATCTCGCACATTTCGCCGGCGAGAAGGCGGTCAGCAGCTTCGCCATGGTTTCAACCGGGGAACCGCAGGCAAGAGTCTGGGAACGCCTGACCGAAGCGCTGGGACTTCTCGGCGCCAATGTCGGCGAGGAGCGCAGCACGCCACCACGGCCCGAACGCCTTGCCGGCATCGTCGAACGGGTACAGCAGGACACCAAGCAACGCTATCTGCTGCTGCGCCTGAAGGAACCCGGCGCCGGCATCGCGCTCATCGGAAGCTATTCGACCGGCGAAGGCACCAATGCCAGCATCGCGCTCTATCACTATGGAGACGGTGCCAAGGCGCGCGCGAAAGACAGCGAGCCGAAATGGCAGAAATGGATGGCGACAACGTTCAACTAG
- the coaD gene encoding pantetheine-phosphate adenylyltransferase, with translation MTTAFYPGSFDPMTNGHLDVLVQALNVAAKVIVAIGIHPGKAPLFSFEERASLVRQSLQEFLPDRASDIDVVAFDNLVVDAARERGAKLLVRGLRDGTDLDYEMQMAGMNRQMAPDIQTLFLPAGTASRPITATLVRQIAAMGGDVSAFVPAAVYQALQAKRRA, from the coding sequence GCATTTTATCCCGGCTCCTTCGATCCGATGACGAACGGGCATCTCGACGTGCTCGTGCAGGCGCTGAACGTGGCGGCGAAGGTTATCGTCGCAATCGGTATCCATCCCGGGAAGGCACCGCTTTTCTCCTTCGAAGAGCGTGCAAGTCTCGTCCGTCAGTCGCTTCAGGAGTTTCTGCCCGACAGGGCCAGTGACATCGACGTCGTCGCCTTTGACAATCTGGTTGTCGACGCGGCACGCGAGCGCGGCGCGAAACTGCTGGTGCGCGGACTTCGCGACGGCACGGACCTCGATTACGAAATGCAGATGGCCGGAATGAACCGGCAGATGGCCCCCGACATCCAGACACTATTCTTGCCCGCAGGCACGGCATCGCGGCCCATTACGGCCACATTGGTCCGCCAGATCGCGGCCATGGGCGGTGACGTCAGCGCCTTCGTGCCCGCGGCAGTTTACCAAGCACTGCAGGCCAAACGCCGCGCTTGA
- a CDS encoding IS30 family transposase, with product MSRRYSQLNLADRRRLFHFVERKLPIKEMARELGRHRSTIYREIRRNTFHDRELPDYSGYFPTVADDIRKERRQRLRKLVRHPRLRELVIEQLKALWSPQQIAGRLLADGVSAVRVCTETIYRFIYGKDDQALELYQHLTEGRRKRRPRGARKPRGGTFPAACRISQRPDFIGDRSQFGHWEGDLLIFQRDLGNANVTSLIERKSRYTVMIKNHSRHSRPIMDKIIETFSPLPAFARQSFTFDRGTEFAGFRALEDGIGARSWFCDPSAPWQKGAVENINKRIRRYMPGDTDLAGVSQRKLIQLARHLNDQPRKCLDYRTPAEVFRAHLQEGG from the coding sequence ATGTCCCGCCGCTATTCGCAGCTGAATCTGGCCGATCGACGCCGGCTCTTCCACTTTGTCGAACGCAAACTGCCGATCAAAGAAATGGCGCGCGAACTCGGGCGTCATCGATCGACGATCTACCGTGAGATCCGGCGCAACACCTTCCACGATCGCGAGCTGCCCGACTATAGCGGTTACTTCCCGACCGTTGCTGACGACATCCGCAAAGAGCGGCGGCAGCGTTTGAGGAAACTTGTGCGGCACCCGCGATTGCGCGAACTGGTGATCGAGCAGCTGAAGGCACTGTGGTCCCCGCAACAGATCGCCGGTCGTCTGCTCGCCGATGGCGTGAGCGCCGTGCGGGTCTGCACCGAGACGATCTATCGCTTCATCTACGGCAAGGACGATCAGGCGCTGGAGCTCTATCAGCATCTGACGGAAGGCCGCCGCAAACGCCGTCCCCGCGGCGCGAGGAAACCGCGCGGCGGCACTTTTCCCGCTGCCTGCAGGATATCGCAACGTCCCGATTTCATTGGTGATCGTTCGCAGTTCGGGCATTGGGAAGGCGACTTGTTGATCTTCCAACGTGACCTGGGCAACGCCAACGTGACCTCACTGATCGAGCGCAAGAGCCGCTACACGGTGATGATCAAGAACCACAGCCGGCACTCGCGGCCGATCATGGACAAGATCATCGAAACGTTCTCTCCCTTGCCAGCCTTTGCCCGGCAGAGCTTCACCTTTGATCGCGGCACGGAGTTTGCCGGATTCAGGGCTTTGGAAGATGGCATCGGCGCGCGGAGCTGGTTTTGTGACCCCAGTGCACCGTGGCAAAAAGGTGCCGTGGAAAACATCAACAAGCGCATCCGTCGATACATGCCAGGCGATACCGATCTTGCAGGCGTGTCGCAACGCAAGCTCATCCAGCTTGCTCGCCATCTCAACGACCAGCCGCGAAAGTGCCTCGACTACAGGACGCCGGCCGAAGTGTTCCGCGCACATTTGCAAGAGGGAGGCTGA